A genomic segment from Miscanthus floridulus cultivar M001 unplaced genomic scaffold, ASM1932011v1 fs_473_1_2, whole genome shotgun sequence encodes:
- the LOC136531896 gene encoding uncharacterized protein — protein sequence MPKMLAVPNLDKFAILVREQRKLYQREEEVVVKQVTKEDDDARLQEERLKQYQTAAKRLDNALLVLRRFISTGNELRTPVTKDEIVSEVARQLNITIHLENLHLQSPLASLGEFELPLRLPQDIPRPEGKLQWTLKVKIRRK from the exons ATGCCCAAGATGCTCGCTGTCCCGAACCTGGACAAATTCGCCATACTCGTCCGAGAGCAGCGCAAG CTCTATCAACGTGAAGAGGAGGTCGTGGTGAAACAAGTCACAAAGGAAGATGATGATGCCCGG CTACAAGAAGAAAGACTGAAGCAGTACCAAACAGCAGCAAAGCGGTTAGATAATGCACTCTTG GTGTTGAGGAGGTTCATCTCGACTGGAAATGAGCTGCGTACTCCTGTAACAAAAGATGAAATTGTTTCCGAG GTGGCAAGGCAACTCAACATCACCATCCATCTAGAGAATCTGCACCTGCAGTCACCTTTAGCATCGCTTGGTGAATTTGAGTTGCCCCTCCGGTTACCACAGGACATACCGCGCCCAGAAGGTAAGCTCCAATGGACTCTGAAGGTTAAGATCAGGAGAAAATAA